A single region of the Brachypodium distachyon strain Bd21 chromosome 3, Brachypodium_distachyon_v3.0, whole genome shotgun sequence genome encodes:
- the LOC100828906 gene encoding uncharacterized protein LOC100828906, giving the protein MDESGAADTTKMANGEVSDDVRPVEVSDDGRAVDFSSEDTLPGVLKSFVDGVCSRGAAGEPLLRRLRAASCETAPRLREASRNSARDLLAWTRQGSGLRAILVISVGTITLIALTGLLIFMSFLLVATANAIIISVLMSLAAAGGFLALFFACLVAVYVGAVSVAIFVISATVISAIVAVMIATGWAGFFWAIWFAARKSMDLTKHSIGVTTSAMQSYSSSRHVRQKPTD; this is encoded by the exons ATGGACGAATCCGGCGCGGCGGACACCACCAAGATGGCCAACGGCGAGGTCTCCGACGACGTCCGCCCGGTGGAGGTCTCCGACGACGGCCGCGCGGTCGACTTCTCCAGCGAGGACACGCTCCCGGGGGTTCTCAAGAGCTTCGTCGACGGCGTCTGCTCGCGCGGTGCCGCCGGGGAGCCCCTGCTGCGACGGCTCCGGGCGGCGTCCTGCGAGACCGCGCCGCGGCTCCGGGAGGCCTCCAGGAACTCGGCCCGCGACCTGCTCGCCTGGACCAGGCAGGGCAGCGGACTCCGCGCGATCCTTGTCATCTCG GTTGGAACGATTACGCTGATAGCACTGACTGGCCTGCTGATTTTCATGTCCTTCCTGCTGGTTGCGACTGCTAATGCTATCATCATTTCAGTCCTTATGTCCTTGGCAGCTGCTGGAGGGTTCCTGGCTTTGTTCTTTGCCTGCTTAGTTGCAGTGTATGTTGGAGCAGTATCAGTTGCTATTTTCGTCATTTCCGCTACGGTTATCTCAGCAATTGTTGCAGTCATGATTGCTACTG GTTGGGCTGGATTCTTTTGGGCGATTTGGTTTGCGGCAAGAAAGAGCATGGACCTTACGAAGCATTCAATCGGCGTGACGACTTCGGCTATGCAATCGTATTCATCTTCGCGACATGTGAGGCAGAAGCCTACAGACTGA
- the LOC100828607 gene encoding type IV inositol polyphosphate 5-phosphatase 9, whose protein sequence is MPWPFLHAFSLVPAKQGGSAIILASVALCCIMGESPNFAQVIRPRFVASNLLCHRLVSEFAGLGEDALQESKNGTVNYRVFTSTWNVGGVAPPDDLDLEDWLDTRANSYDIYVLGFQEIVPLNARNVVGPKNSSATRKWNQLIGDALNKNKTARTRREEEAEAREQQQKQQSSFGFRRVASKQMVGIFVSVWARSGVRRHVRSPGVSCVGAGVLGRLGNKGAVSVRFLLHGTSFCFVCCHLASGSKCGAVLLRNADAADILSRTSFPTAAGLPEKILDHDRVVLLGDLNYRISMDDAEARLLVSASKWGMLLENDELLLELSEGRSFEGWSEGLVTFSPTYKYHRNSDKFYWCVDGGTAPGGRQKQQRAPAWCDRILWRGKGLKQIEYERCGGYRLSDHRPVRAAFDAVCEVAGGAVVVDSFLEGHCTLR, encoded by the exons ATGCCCTGGCCATTCTTGCATGCATTCTCCCTAGTCCCTGCTAAACAAGGAGGCAGTGCTATCATCCTTGCCTCTGTGGCTCTCTGCTGCATCATGGGGGAGTCCCCAAATTTTGCACAA GTTATCCGGCCAAGATTCGTGGCGAGCAACTTGCTATGCCACCGGCTCGTCTCCGAGTTCGCTGGATTGGGGGAGGATGCGTTGCAGGAGAGCAAGAACGGCACCGTGAATTACAG GGTGTTCACCAGCACATGGAACGTCGGCGGCGTGGCGCCGCCGGACGATCTAGACCTGGAGGATTGGCTGGACACCAGGGCCAACTCCTACGACATATACGTTCTTGG GTTCCAGGAGATCGTGCCGCTGAATGCGAGGAACGTGGTCGGCCCCAAGAACAGCTCGGCGACCAGGAAGTGGAACCAACTCATTGGGGACGCACTGAACAAGAACAAAACGGCGAGAACaaggcgagaagaagaagcagaagcgcgtgagcagcagcagaagcagcagtcGTCGTTCGGGTTCAGGCGCGTCGCGAGCAAGCAGATGGTCGGCATCTTCGTGTCCGTCTGGGCGAGGAGCGGCGTCCGCCGGCACGTCCGCAGCCCCGGCGTCTCCTGCGTGGGCGCGGGCGTCCTCGGCCGGCTCGGCAACAAGGGCGCCGTGTCCGTCCGCTTCTTGCTCCACGGCACGAGCTTCTGCTTCGTGTGCTGCCACCTGGCCTCCGGCAGCAAGTGCGGCGCCGTGCTGCTCCGGAACGCGGACGCCGCGGACATCCTCTCCAGGACCAGCTTCCCCACGGCAGCGGGCTTGCCGGAGAAGATCCTCGACCATGA CCGCGTGGTGTTGCTGGGGGACCTGAACTACCGGATCTCCATGGACGACGCGGAGGCGCGGCTGCTGGTGAGCGCCAGCAAGTGGGGCATGCTGCTGGAGAACGacgagctgctgctggagctctCCGAGGGCCGGAGCTTCGAGGGATGGAGCGAGGGGCTCGTCACCTTCTCCCCGACCTACAAGTACCACCGCAATTCAGACAAGTTCTACTGGTGCGTCGACGGCGGCACCGCCCCCGGTGGCCGCCAGAAGCAGCAGCGAGCGCCGGCATG GTGCGATCGGATCCTCTGGCGCGGCAAGGGGCTGAAGCAGATTGAATACGAGAGGTGCGGCGGGTACAGGCTCTCGGACCACCGGCCGGTCAGGGCGGCGTTCGACGCCGTCTGCGAGGTTGCCGGCGGAGCTGTTGTGGTAGATTCGTTTTTGGAAGGCCACTGTACTTTGAGAtga
- the LOC100827998 gene encoding chaperonin-like RBCX protein 1, chloroplastic isoform X2, giving the protein MECCHCRSAIPGPTASSRRAVLLHPDGARRRLLVPAPAFWGSASRGRLVSFGAPPQPRCHKMYVPGFGEGSPEKKAAISLQNFFNYLAVRIVLAQLESYNREAYVELKEFVSRNSVNDADTFCKKLIRESPRHKALAMRILEVRSAYMKKDFEWDNLKKISFKFCYFCLPWCMCRWLTMPTQSS; this is encoded by the exons ATGGAGTGCTGCCACTGCAGGAGCGCCATTCCAGGTCCCACGGCGTCTTCTCGCCGCGCCGTTCTTCTCCACCCCGAcggagctcgtcgccggcttCTCGTACCCGCGCCTGCGTTCTGGGGCTCGGCGAGTCGGGGTCGGCTCGTGAGCTTCGGggcgccgcctcagcctcggtGCCACAAGATGTATGTTCCCG GCTTTGGGGAGGGCTCACCAGAGAAGAAGGCGGCGATTAGTCTGCAGAACTTCTTCAATTACCTGGCTGTCAGAATTGTGCTCGCACAACTTGAG AGTTACAACCGAGAAGCATATGTCGAGCTGAAGGAGTTTGTAAGCCGCAACTCCGTCAACGATGCTGATACTTTCTGCAAAAAGTTGATCCGTGAGTCTCCAAGGCACAAAGCATTAG CTATGAGGATTTTGGAG GTTCGATCTGCTTATATGAAGAAAGATTTCGAATGGGACAACCTGAAGAAGATATCTTTCAAG ttttgttatttttgccTTCCATGGTGCATGTGCAGATGGTTGACGATGCCAACACAAAGCTCATGA
- the LOC100827998 gene encoding chaperonin-like RBCX protein 1, chloroplastic isoform X1, with the protein MECCHCRSAIPGPTASSRRAVLLHPDGARRRLLVPAPAFWGSASRGRLVSFGAPPQPRCHKMYVPGFGEGSPEKKAAISLQNFFNYLAVRIVLAQLESYNREAYVELKEFVSRNSVNDADTFCKKLIRESPRHKALAMRILEVRSAYMKKDFEWDNLKKISFKMVDDANTKLMRDYVLEISHIEDDK; encoded by the exons ATGGAGTGCTGCCACTGCAGGAGCGCCATTCCAGGTCCCACGGCGTCTTCTCGCCGCGCCGTTCTTCTCCACCCCGAcggagctcgtcgccggcttCTCGTACCCGCGCCTGCGTTCTGGGGCTCGGCGAGTCGGGGTCGGCTCGTGAGCTTCGGggcgccgcctcagcctcggtGCCACAAGATGTATGTTCCCG GCTTTGGGGAGGGCTCACCAGAGAAGAAGGCGGCGATTAGTCTGCAGAACTTCTTCAATTACCTGGCTGTCAGAATTGTGCTCGCACAACTTGAG AGTTACAACCGAGAAGCATATGTCGAGCTGAAGGAGTTTGTAAGCCGCAACTCCGTCAACGATGCTGATACTTTCTGCAAAAAGTTGATCCGTGAGTCTCCAAGGCACAAAGCATTAG CTATGAGGATTTTGGAG GTTCGATCTGCTTATATGAAGAAAGATTTCGAATGGGACAACCTGAAGAAGATATCTTTCAAG ATGGTTGACGATGCCAACACAAAGCTCATGAGGGATTATGTCCTGGAGATTAGTCACATCGAAGACGATAAATGA
- the LOC100846526 gene encoding annexin D5 isoform X2: MASLSVPPVLTSPRQDAAALHKAFKGFGCDSTTVINILAHRNATQRALIMQEYRAIYHQDLYHRLSTELTGNHKAMLLWILDPAGRDATILNQALNSDIPDLRAATEIVCSRTPSQLQIMKQTYRVRFGCYLEHDITERAYGDHQRLLLAYLGVPRHEGPEVDPSAVTHDARELYKAGEKRLGTDERTFIRIFSERSWAHLASVASAYQHMYARSLEKAVKSETSGNFGFGLLTVLRCAESPAKYFAKVMHKAMKGLGTSDTTLIRVVVTRTEIDMQYIKAEYHKKYKRSLADAIHSETSGNYRTFLLSLVGRDR, from the exons ATGGCGAGCCTGAGCGTGCCGCCGGTGCTCACGTCCCCGCGccaggacgccgccgccctccacaAGGCCTTCAAAG ggtttgGCTGCGACAGCACGACGGTGATCAACATCCTCGCCCACCGCAACGCCACGCAGCGGGCGCTCATCATGCAGGAGTACAGGGCCATCTACCACCAGGACCTCTACCACCGCCTCTCCACCGAGCTCACCGGAAACCACAAG GCAATGCTGCTGTGGATCCTGGACCCGGCGGGCCGGGACGCGACGATACTGAACCAGGCCCTGAACAGCGACATCCCGGACCTGAGGGCGGCCACGGAGATCGTCTGCTCCAGGACTCCCTCCCAGCTACAGATCATGAAGCAGACCTACCGCGTCAGGTTCGGCTGCTACCTGGAGCATGACATCACCGAGCGCGCCTACGGCGACCACCAGCGGCTCCTGCTCGCCTACCTGGGAGTCCCGCGCCACGAAGGGCCCGAGGTGGATCCTTCCGCCGTCACGCACGACGCCAGGGAGCTCTACAAGGCCGGCGAGAAGAGGCTGGGCACCGACGAGCGGACCTTCATCCGCATCTTCAGCGAACGCAGCTGGGCGCACTTGGCCTCCGTCGCCTCCGCCTACCAGCACATGTACGCCCGGTCCCTGGAGAAG GCTGTGAAGAGCGAGACGTCGGGGAACTTCGGGTTCGGGCTGCTGACGGTGCTGAGGTGCGCCGAGAGCCCGGCCAAGTACTTCGCCAAGGTGATGCACAAGGCCATGAAAGGGCTGGGAACCAGCGACACCACGCTCATCCGGGTCGTGGTGACCAGGACGGAGATCGATATGCAGTACATCAAGGCGGAGTACCACAAGAAGTACAAGAGGTCGCTGGCCGACGCCATCCATTCCGAGACCTCCGGCAACTACCGgaccttcctcctctccctcgtcggCCGCGATCGCTAG
- the LOC100828301 gene encoding endoglucanase 21, which yields MPRLVSMIASLTVLTLLLLPFMAAAAAELDYKKALHSSLLYFEAQRSGHLPYNQRVHWRGHSGLADGLQQGVDLVGGYYDAGDNVKFGLPMAFTVTMLSWSAMEFADDIASAGADGEEWRHVLEAIKWGTDYFIKAHTAPDELWAEVGDGDTDHYCWQRPEDMTTSRQAYKVDRDNPGSDLVGETAAALAAASMVFRRTNRHYAQVLLHHARQLFEFGDTHRGKYDSSIAEVESYYASVSGYGDEMLWAALWLHRATGQARYLDYAVEKAEEFGGTTWAIDEFSWDVKYAGLQILAAKVLMEGNHRPEQKATLETYKSKAEHYLCACLGKNGEAGNVNRTAGGMLFVRQWNNMQYVTNAAFLSTVYSRYLTADQNQNQNQMMRCPDGPARAEELRGLAKAQTDYVLGDNPAGVSYMVGYGRRFPRRVHHRGASIVSHRGDARFIGCVQGYDGWFRRKGANPNVVVGAIVGGPDGRDRFRDSRDNYMQTEACTYNTAPMVGLFAHLHSQTAGSRRK from the coding sequence ATGCCGAGATTGGTCAGCATGATCGCATCCCTCACGGTGCTCACGCTCTTGTTGCTCCCattcatggcggcggcggcggctgagcTGGACTATAAGAAGGCGCTCCACAGCAGCCTGCTCTACTTCGAGGCGCAGCGGTCGGGCCACCTGCCGTACAACCAGCGCGTGCACTGGCGCGGCCACTCGGGCCTGGCCGACGGGCTTCAGCAAGGCGTGGACCTTGTGGGCGGCTACTACGACGCCGGCGACAACGTCAAGTTCGGGCTCCCCATGGCGTTTACGGTGACCATGCTGTCCTGGAGCGCCATGGAGTTCGCGGACGACATCGCGAGCGCCGGGGCCGACGGCGAGGAGTGGCGGCACGTCCTGGAGGCCATCAAGTGGGGCACGGACTACTTCATCAAGGCCCACACGGCCCCTGACGAGCTGTGGGCCGAGGTGGGCGACGGCGACACGGACCACTACTGCTGGCAGCGGCCCGAGGACATGACCACGTCCCGGCAGGCCTACAAGGTGGACCGCGACAACCCCGGGTCGGACCTCGTGGGcgagaccgccgccgcgctcgccgcggcGTCCATGGTGTTCCGCCGCACGAACCGGCACTACGCGCAGGTGCTCCTCCACCACGCCCGGCAGCTGTTCGAGTTCGGGGACACGCACAGGGGCAAGTACGACAGCAGCATCGCCGAGGTGGAGAGCTACTACGCGTCCGTGAGCGGGTACGGGGACGAGATGCTGTGGGCCGCGCTCTGGCTGCACCGGGCCACGGGCCAGGCCCGGTACCTGGACTACGCCGTGGAGAAGGCGGAGGAGTTCGGGGGCACCACGTGGGCCATCGACGAGTTCAGCTGGGACGTCAAGTACGCCGGCCTCCAGATCCTAGCCGCCAAGGTGCTCATGGAAGGGAACCACCGGCCCGAGCAGAAGGCCACGCTGGAGACGTATAAATCCAAGGCGGAGCACTATCTCTGTGCCTGCCTGGGCAAGAATGGAGAAGCCGGCAATGTCAACCGCACGGCAGGGGGAATGCTCTTCGTCAGGCAGTGGAACAACATGCAGTATGTGACCAACGCGGCATTCCTCAGCACCGTCTACTCCCGGTACCTCACGGCAGACCAGAACCAGAACCAGAACCAGATGATGCGGTGCCCGGATGGGCCGGCGCGGGCCGAGGAGCTGCGGGGCCTTGCCAAGGCCCAGACGGACTACGTCCTGGGCGACAACCCGGCCGGGGTCAGCTACATGGTCGGGTACGGGCGGCGGTTCCCGCGGCGGGTGCACCACCGGGGCGCGTCCATCGTGTCCCACCGCGGCGACGCGCGGTTcatcgggtgcgtccaagggTACGACGGCTGGTTCAGGCGCAAGGGCGCGAACCCGAACGTGGTCGTGGGCGCCATTGTCGGCGGGCCGGACGGCCGGGACCGGTTCAGGGACAGCCGCGACAACTACATGCAGACGGAGGCGTGCACGTACAACACCGCGCCCATGGTCGGCCTCTTCGCGCACCTGCACAGCCAGACGGCGGGCTCCAGGAGGAAATAA
- the LOC100846526 gene encoding annexin D5 isoform X1, whose product MASLSVPPVLTSPRQDAAALHKAFKGFGCDSTTVINILAHRNATQRALIMQEYRAIYHQDLYHRLSTELTGNHKKAMLLWILDPAGRDATILNQALNSDIPDLRAATEIVCSRTPSQLQIMKQTYRVRFGCYLEHDITERAYGDHQRLLLAYLGVPRHEGPEVDPSAVTHDARELYKAGEKRLGTDERTFIRIFSERSWAHLASVASAYQHMYARSLEKAVKSETSGNFGFGLLTVLRCAESPAKYFAKVMHKAMKGLGTSDTTLIRVVVTRTEIDMQYIKAEYHKKYKRSLADAIHSETSGNYRTFLLSLVGRDR is encoded by the exons ATGGCGAGCCTGAGCGTGCCGCCGGTGCTCACGTCCCCGCGccaggacgccgccgccctccacaAGGCCTTCAAAG ggtttgGCTGCGACAGCACGACGGTGATCAACATCCTCGCCCACCGCAACGCCACGCAGCGGGCGCTCATCATGCAGGAGTACAGGGCCATCTACCACCAGGACCTCTACCACCGCCTCTCCACCGAGCTCACCGGAAACCACAAG AAGGCAATGCTGCTGTGGATCCTGGACCCGGCGGGCCGGGACGCGACGATACTGAACCAGGCCCTGAACAGCGACATCCCGGACCTGAGGGCGGCCACGGAGATCGTCTGCTCCAGGACTCCCTCCCAGCTACAGATCATGAAGCAGACCTACCGCGTCAGGTTCGGCTGCTACCTGGAGCATGACATCACCGAGCGCGCCTACGGCGACCACCAGCGGCTCCTGCTCGCCTACCTGGGAGTCCCGCGCCACGAAGGGCCCGAGGTGGATCCTTCCGCCGTCACGCACGACGCCAGGGAGCTCTACAAGGCCGGCGAGAAGAGGCTGGGCACCGACGAGCGGACCTTCATCCGCATCTTCAGCGAACGCAGCTGGGCGCACTTGGCCTCCGTCGCCTCCGCCTACCAGCACATGTACGCCCGGTCCCTGGAGAAG GCTGTGAAGAGCGAGACGTCGGGGAACTTCGGGTTCGGGCTGCTGACGGTGCTGAGGTGCGCCGAGAGCCCGGCCAAGTACTTCGCCAAGGTGATGCACAAGGCCATGAAAGGGCTGGGAACCAGCGACACCACGCTCATCCGGGTCGTGGTGACCAGGACGGAGATCGATATGCAGTACATCAAGGCGGAGTACCACAAGAAGTACAAGAGGTCGCTGGCCGACGCCATCCATTCCGAGACCTCCGGCAACTACCGgaccttcctcctctccctcgtcggCCGCGATCGCTAG
- the LOC100846224 gene encoding chromatin assembly factor 1 subunit FSM, with the protein MEGGGVLLGVARSEAPGGDGAVARDGSEQSQMQVDGPVVLNRSAELEPSVAMDIDDGPTRGSNQAVPATGSPATLTETIVQVQKQLKRKRASNGPVIAAAEKDALVAGCRQELAGLFEYYKEVSGHRLQLDGGNLSSNAMIGCLLEERNLGLSKLVDETYEKLKESEAISVASVRSSVLLIGQRMMYGQSSPDADVLEDESELSLWCWEVRDLKLMPVRIRSFLTARRTARKKIHERITAIYSTLSVLESPGAEAQVNELRKISIKLSKALNLEGIRSMVERVSQKNSTQRDAKDVEPTANQSMQEVVKNDENIATVESVNGSELPHGNTPANEKLTQKMQKQVEKEIKRQEKEEHHMMKQQKKAQEQALREQKRCEKEEAEAKKRQRRQEEESLKEQKRREKEEAEMRKQQKRQQEEAEKEQKRLDKEAAQLKKQLTIQKQASLMERFLRSKKDGEKLDKSGEKDSGARNVDPCTTSLEMVSAATSLIDSSFSLKENWTLEYLQRLQISSWQKLSRYNRSSRWGIRCKPKKEAFKELKLQKTSDDMLDEINSTPSEDTCHNSSQENESNKIVNDVDMVPTSEMQCHVTANANSVPARLIKRKLLQFAKSNRPAYYGTWRKKSAVVRPKCPLKMDPDLDYEIDSDDEWEEEDPGESLSDCEKDNDEVMEEDSKITDDEEEDSFVVPDGYLSDNEGIQIESLLDDKDDDASSLPPSHCPEVEEFRTLLRQQKVLNNLTEQALRKSQPLVISDLTHEKAELLTAGDLKGTSKVEQLCLQVLSMRICPGGSVADAPVDDSSFATAEETNQLNVKSSPAAGSAILDTDLPEIVGVIRSNRDGINKLVELLHQKFPSVSKIQLNRKVREISDFVDNHWQVKKEVLAYLGLNSSPENLPEKMKRIANSTPKTKGISRYFSKRCLPPEEVINALASSP; encoded by the exons atggaaggcggcggcgtgcttcTCGGTGTCGCCCGCTCCGAAGCCCCcggtggcgacggcgccgtGGCGCGCGACGGGTCGGAGCAGTCGCAGATGCAGGTCGACGGTCCTGTCGTGCTTAACCGATCTGCAGAGCTCGAACCGAGCGTCGCCATGGATATCGACGATGGCCCCACTCGGGGCTCGAACCAAGCGGTGCCGGCCACGGGATCTCCCGCTACGCTGACGGAAACCATCGTACAAGTGCAGAAGCAGTTGAAGCGGAAGAGGGCTTCGAACGGGCCGGTGATTGCTGCCGCTGAGAAGGATGCTCTTGTCGCTGGGTGCCGGCAGGAGCTCGCAGGCTTGTTCGAGTACTACAAGGAGGTTTCCGGCCACAGGCTGCAGCTCGATGGTGGCAATCTGTCGAGTAACGCGATGATTGGGTGCTTGCTGGAGGAGAGAAATCTTGGGCTATCCAAGCTGGTGGACGAGACATATGAGAAGCTGAAGGAATCAGAGGCCATCTCGGTGGCTTCAGTCCGCAGTTCTGTGCTGCTCATTGGGCAGAGGATGATGTACGGGCAGTCTAGCCCTGATGCTGATGTATTGGAGGATGAATCAGAGCTGTCTCTTTGGTGCTGGGAG GTAAGAGATTTGAAGTTGATGCCTGTGAGAATACGCAGTTTTTTAACTGCACGAAGAACTGCCAGAAAGAAAATCCATGAGAGGATCACTGCTATCTATT CAACTTTGTCAGTTCTGGAATCTCCAGGAGCTGAAGCTCAAGTGAACGAACTTAGAAAAATCTCAATAAAATTAAGCAAAGCACTGAACTTGGAAGGGATCAGATCAATGGTAGAAAGGGTGTCACAAAAGAACAGCACTCAACG GGATGCAAAAGATGTAGAACCGACAGCTAATCAGTCAATGCAGGAAGTGGTGaaaaatgatgaaaatattGCCACCGTAGAGAGTGTGAATGGCTCTGAGTTGCCACATGGAAACACTCCTGCTAAT GAAAAGTTAACgcagaaaatgcaaaaacaagttGAGAAGGAAATAAAACGTcaggagaaagaagaacatCATATGatgaaacaacaaaagaaagcGCAAGAACAGGCGCTTAGAGAACAAAAAAGatgtgaaaaagaagaagctgaaGCTAAGAAGCGACAAAGGAGGCAGGAAGAGGAATCACTGAAAGAACAGAAGCGACGtgaaaaggaagaagctgaAATGAGGAAACAACAAAAGAGGCAGCAAGAGGAAGCTGAGAAAGAACAGAAACGTCTTGATAAAGAAGCTGCACAACTCAAGAAGCAGCTGACCATTCAGAAGCAAGCTTCTTTGATGGAGCGTTTTTTGAGAAGTAAGAAGGACGGTGAAAAACTTGATAAATCTGGAGAGAAAGACTCAGGTGCACGCAATGTTGATCCATGCACCACCAGCTTAGAGATGGTATCAGCTGCTACATCATTAATTGATTCTTCCTTCTCTCTGAAAGAGAACTGGACTTTGGAGTATCTTCAGAG GTTGCAGATCAGCAGTTGGCAAAAGTTATCAAGATATAACAGGTCCTCCAGGTGGGGTATCAGATGCAAACCTAAGAAGGAGGCATTTAAAGAGCTCAAGCTTCAAAAGACCTCAGATGACATGCTTGATGAAATAAATTCTACTCCAAGTGAAGATACCTGCCACAACTCAAGTCAAGAAAATGAATCAAATAAGATAGTAAATGATGTCGATATGGTTCCGACCAGTGAGATGCAATGTCATGTCACTGCCAATGCTAATTCTGTGCCAGCTAGACTAATAAAGAGAAAGCTTCTGCAATTTGCCAAAAGTAACAGGCCAGCCTATTATGGGACTTGGAGGAAAAAAAG TGCTGTTGTTCGTCCAAAGTGTCCACTTAAGATGGACCCTGATCTTGATTATGAAATTGATAGTGATGATGAATGGGAAGAG GAGGATCCTGGTGAGAGTCTTTCTGACTGTGAGAAGGACAATGATGAGGTTATGGAGGAAGATTCTAAGATTactgatgatgaagaagaagatagcTTTGTTGTGCCTGATGGTTACCTCTCCGATAATGAG GGGATTCAGATAGAAAGTCTATTGGATGATAAGGATGATGATGCAAGTAGTTTGCCACCCAGCCATTGTCCAGAAGTCGAGGAATTCAGAACTTTGCTACGCCAGCAAAAAGTGCTTAACAATTTAACCGAACAGGCTCTCCGTAAGAGCCAACCTTTAGTAATATCCGACTTAACTCATGAAAAAGCTGAATTATTAACCGCTGGGGATCTCAAGGGAACGTCTAAGGTTGAGCAGCTTTGTCTACAAGTTCTTTCAATGCGTATCTGTCCTGGAGGTTCAGTTGCCGATGCACCAGTCGATGACAGTTCATTTGCAACTGCTGAAGAAACCAACCAGTTGAATGTAAAAAGTAGTCCTGCCGCTGGATCTGCTATACTGGATACCGATCTACCAGAAATT GTTGGGGTAATACGGTCAAATAGAGATGGTATCAACAAGCTGGTTGAGTTACTGCATCAGAAGTTTCCAAGTGTCTCGAAGATACAACTGAACCGTAAAGTGAGGGAGATATCTGACTTTGTTGATAACCACTGGCAG GTGAAGAAAGAGGTTCTTGCCTATCTGGGCTTAAATTCCTCACCTG AGAATCTTCCTGAGAAGATGAAACGAATAGCCAATAGTACACCGAAGACGAAAGGAATATCAAGGTACTTCTCAAAGCGGTGTTTACCTCCAGAAGAGGTCATCAACGCCCTAGCATCTTCACCTTAA